Below is a genomic region from Apostichopus japonicus isolate 1M-3 chromosome 7, ASM3797524v1, whole genome shotgun sequence.
ATGACTTCTTCGTCTCCTTTTTTCCCGCCAGTTTTCCCTGTCCACCGAAGGGAAGTTTCATCCTCGCTAAATGGAAAGACAACTGCTGGTTCAGAGGAGGCCTTGTTGACATCATCAAAGATCAGAAGGGCCAGGTAGGAAACAGGGTTAATGAGTCGGGGATATTttcgtttattttattttcgtttattttatttgttttttcacataatATATACAACTAATGTAGTGAATACAGAGAGTTAtggaatgtgaaaggaagtgtgtATCAAgaaacccttgtgggcttaTCAAGTGATACCCTCCCTGTACATAGAGTACACAAATAACTGacaaaaagaattaagaaaagcactaagaaaaagagaagaaaggaagaaaaagaaaaaaaagaaaaagaaaccttAATCTCAGTATATGTTGAagtaaaatctctttaatttgtatttaaacaaattttcGAGAAGGTTGTTAAGCAGCAAAGAATTGTGAAAGATATGTGGTGGTTAGTCAATAATATATCAATTAAGACAGGTAAAAGACTGTGGGATAAAATAACTATAACTGGGGTTTCATGAATCACTGGCAATATCTTAAATATTACATGTGGAATCAACTTTTAAGTATTTTTAGATAGAATGTTGAGGAAAAAGAAATGGGgttttaattttgaaacatttgtgATCTATATTCCGTTTCAGGAAAAGTTCAAAGTTCGTATCCAGCGGGATAGAGACATGGTTCAGATTATCGTCTCCGGCACGCAGATAGCCTCCATTCACTCTGCGAAGTCGTCAGAGCTCACCATTGGTCAGAGGGTCGTTGGTGAGTCAATTTTCTGTCCCAGCTATTATCATTTCTAACCTCTGGTGTGACATCCCATTTTCTAACATTAAGTGTATATTTTGCTCATGGCACTCTGTTCCCCAAAATTTGTAACCAAAGTTGAGCTTAAAGTCGCTAGTTGCATTGATTAAACAGTTTTTCCCCAATCCTGCTGGAAAGTACTCTCACTGGCCTGCTGcatcactgcagccaggctgcttAGGACCGAGGCTTTtgtacttcatatttcacaccgTAGTCAGTGCAGGTCTGCGGAAAAGAATCTCTGTTGCTTGATATGTGTTGATTCAGTCTTGCTGCAGCTTTTCTGTTTAGACACAGCTTTGTTCAGGTTTTACGCCTCACATGTTTTTTTGCTCCCTCTGTTTCCTCGATCGTTACAGCTCTGTTCAGGGAAGAGGATGGTGATGATTGTCTCTATGCTGGAGTCATTGCCGAGATGCCCATGACAACCAACCATGGAAGGTACTGTCAaactgtctgtctgcctgtctgtctgttcTGTTCTATCTTTTCACCTCTCTGTTTGTTCGTTAGTCTAACCTGTCATTTCTGCCTGCCCTACTTCCTTATTCAGGCGTAATTAAGAGAGATCTCTTCCCCTCCAAAATTGGACCCTTGTTGACTTTTAACGACTATTTCCACTTTCAATGGTATAGTCTGCATTTTCTCTCCTGTGAGTCATCATTCCATTGACTGACAGCACCTTTTCTGCAATTCACTCTAGACTGCcagattttgttttgatttaagTGGGATTAGTTTAGGAAAGGAAGACTTGGTTTTAATCACAAGTGATGTAAACCACATTGTACCTTAGTTACGATGAGGAGTTGGGGGTCCAATTTATGTGCCAGTGTTATGTGGCTTGGTCAGAGCGATATAAAAGTTACTAGCCAACACAACTTGATGCGTCATAAAGAGGACCATAAGTCTAAGGAGGAATTGTATTCCGTTAGGTTGTGTGGTATGAAGTACGGCAAGGAGTTTGTTATTTTATCCATAAGATTGACAGACAACAAGAATTATTTGGCTGTGgaacagaaataaaaataattttgaatttcttAATAATTATCAGCTAGACACAATAAATATGTATGacttgaatattcataataagTTCTGAATATGTAATATAGATTCCGTTGTTGAAAGACATACTACAAGAGGGTTACAACCTATGCAAACTTCAGCTCTAATTAAAGAGGAACGGATATTATTTAAATAATCTGTAGATAATTTACTCCATCTGATTTCTTTCTTACTCctctccacccccccacccccaaccccctcttCATTCCAGATATCTAGTCTTTTTTGACGACGGCTACGTCCAGTACATGCACAGGAAGAGAATTCATCTCGTCTACCAGAACAGCAAAAACGTTTGGGACGACGTGGAGGAACTGATGTCTGAATTTGTCAAGGACTACCTGGAGCAATATCCATTTAGACCCTTGGTTAGGGTCATCGCTGGAATAGAAGTCAAAACAGAATTCCAGGGTAAATGGTGAGGAACCCCAACTTTTCTTTTGTTACTTTTCTACTCTTTTAAAGATATTTCTCACAGACTTTGGAAGTTACATAGATCGTATGGTAATTAGTTGGGTGAAACTTTCTTTTGAATGGCAAACAAAGATAATAACAGCTGTTGCCATGTAAAGTATTAACTAAGGTAAGACTCCATATGTGCTCTTCGGAAGTATTTATGAACTCAACGTTAGGGCCGACAGAcgtaaatattaatttatttataataaaacTGACTTTCTAGAAATGAAATTAgatttcatatcattttcaatttcaaacttgTTTAGTCTGGTCTTGTGTCTGGTCGGAATAAAAATTCCCCCCCAAGAGAAAGGGTCTGTTTGAGATTTCGGTTTGGCAATTCCGTTGTTTGGATAATGTCCAACGAATATATCTTTGTCGTTGTGTTCTTTTACTTGATCATAGGTTAAAAGCCAAGGTAATGGAGGTGGATAGCAGCCTTGTCTTGATGCAATATACCAATGATGCTCAGAAGGAGTGGCTCTACAGAGGATCCACCCGACTCGAACCAGTCTATAGGTTTGTGGTGAGTGTACAATTAAAAGCAAGATATTGAATCGGACATTTATAATCCCTGTCCCCTCTACTACCCTTCTCTGCCCCTTTCCACCCGTAAGATTTGTCTCAGCCATTTTGGAGTGTCTCATCAGAAAATATCTCTCATCACATGAGACGAAGAGGAATGGTCGGATTTTTGTCCTCTTTCTAAATATTTCCGACGACTCACCGGGTGAATTAAGTTCCCTTGTGTTTTACTTTTGGCAGATGATGCACAGGTACGGCCAGGACGTGACGCCGATCCGAGTGCAACAGAATGTGAAAAGAGTTGAATATTCGTTAATTAAACCGCACCAGTATTTACCAGGTGGGTGAGATGAGGAGCTCTTTCATAAAAGATGTGCTTCACCCTTTTTTGGGGtttctttcatctttttttttctttttgcatttcCTTTTGCCTTTTCGAGAAAAGCAAAGATACGTATTGGCTAaaatcaggcatgagctttttccgcgaattcgcggaatatccgtgatttctgtTCTACCTCgaggacaaaaactattatcctaacacactgtagcatacgcaaactggagcctttaccgcaatttttgcaaagttccatgatttttgttttaccccaggctcatccctgtagaATGACAATCCAACCAGTGACCTGCGACAAGCTATCGTGATCAAGCATTAGTGATCCCCATGTAATTATTTCTCTGTTTGGAGTAAGCTTGATGGGCAAGTTTCTCAAAGACTTATATGGCCTccaggggagtgggggggggggacaaagcAATCATCACCATAAGTAGATGGAATGACTCCATATTTTACTTTCCTTCCCGGTGGTGGCAGTCTCGGAGAAGGAGAGGAAACAGATGGCTCGGAAGAGCACCGGATCCGCCTCTCGTGTACGTAAAGTGAGAGTGAATGAGGAGGAGCCAGAGATAATCGATCTAGAACCGGACGAGCCGgaggaagatgaagaagaagaggaagtaGGAGAGGATCAAAAGTCGGAGCCCACCACAGATAAAGCAAAAGATAGAACAGAAAAGACACAGTTTGGtatgaaattattttaagaataaaacaaacaattaccGTTGCAAATTAGGATGCTTTGCTTGATATTTTTGCCTAGCATAGTTTCCTTTAATATGAAGAAATATGGCTAGTCTCCTTAATGTATgccattgttttctttttcttttctttttaatacaATGTATTATATTGTGTTCAGTTACCTTTGGTAAAATTAGGATACCATTGATTATCATCTTTTGAAAGCTGACTTTGTGGCTTATATATAAGGTATTATTGATGAAAATGAAGAGTAAATGATGGAGAAAATAGAACAACAGTTTCTCAGACCTGATTTTTGAGATGACATCCACTGCATAGGTGAGGGTTTTTGTATAGTTATGAAGGGTTACACAAGTCACAGAGCTCAATGGATAAGTGTCATTGAATTTCTAGGAATCCCAGTGAACTTGGGTTAAAATTTGGCTTAACAATGTCAGTTTGGTTTATTTCAAGTCCAGTGACTATGTagcttgtttttcttcatttaaaacATGCAATGTTAATAGTTAGTACTTTAAATGGTTGGGTAGAGGTTTTGCACTGCTTGGCACATTTTCTAAAAACCTTGAAAGTAAACAATGAAAGTGGACGACTACAGCTACACACATAACCCccaaatgacaacaacaacaaaacaaaacagagagaggAATGAGAACTGAAAATAAACTATGATGCAAATGTCCTTAAGTGAAATTAAGCCAATCTTTGAGATTTTACTTTACATGAATATGTATTCTTCatttgtttccccccccccccccccgccggtCCAAAACAGAAAATCATGCGTGCATTGCCAGTTGTGTGTCCAGTGCTTGGCCCCTGGAACCGGGCAAACTCTCGAACCTCAATCCTCTGATGCTCCCTCACGTCTACGGATGGACCCGAGAGATGATGAAACCGCATTCAGCCAAGGACAGGAAACAAGTTCTTTACAAAACACCTTGCGGAAAGAGTCTGGTAAGTAGAGGGCAGTAAACCTGATTGGTTTTGCTCGTTGTTAGGGCTACTATTGGATGTGTTGAGGAGAGGAGCTGGATGCATCGGTAGTCAACGTTTCCATTAAAGTCCTAAGTCGATTTTCGGATTCTTCCTTGAATGTCTGGTTTGTCCTTCTGTTTTTGTGTGTTattgttaataataaaaaatctggtatttttcatatTACATTATAAGCTGAGATCACTTTTATAAACGAATCATGTGTTGCTGCACTAGATGTTTATGGTTTTCATTGTAAATGGTTTTCTCAGTGGTATCAAGTTTACATCTGCAATATATGTTAGAGCATAAAGTTCTTACAGACTTGTTGATGGTGTCATGAGCAGACTTGTGGATGGTGTCATGAACTTAATACTTGCTGATGGTGTCATGAACTTAATACTTGCTGATGGTGTCATGAACTTAATACTTGCTGATGGTGTCGCGAGCAGACTTGTTGATGGTATCATGAGCAGACTTGTGGATGGTGTCATGACCTTAATACTTGTTAATGGTATCATGAGCAGACTTGCTAACATTTTCCTAcctttttctattttcatttcaGAGGTCAATGGAAGATGTAGATATGTACTGTGAGTAATTCAACACCACTCTAGCTCATTTAATCTTTCATTTTCCAAAGCAATCATATTATGCCTTGATATTCTTTGACcacttttttttgtatcattatACATTGAAAATACCCTAATACATTATCCCTGAAATTGTacattatattaaatttttgtattttattttagaaTGATATCCTAGTAATGCTTGGTTTTCCTTTACAAGTGTAGACAAGGGATGAAGGCAAATGCAAAGAAAATCAaggatattttattattttttcttcctACCCGCAGTAACCGAAACTAAAATTCACTACCTGGCCGTGGACCATTTTGATTTTAGCCCTTTCGTCTTTACCTTGCCAAGAAAGTCCAAAAACACAAAGCAGTACTATCTGGAATACCCAGACATTTCAAACGGAGAAGAGCCTACTCCAGTGGTGGTAAGTCTTCCTGTCTTAAATTAAGTCTTCTGGTCTTTTTCTTGCCATGGTGACCTTTATGACGGAGAAAAAACCCTAGACccggggtgggcaacctacggcctgtgggccacatgcggcccgccagtgattttttgcagcccgtgagatgtctcaagaaaaagaaaaaatcaatatattttacatcatcacaaaaaatgaGCTAGCTGCTTACAATTTATcagcactaatgatgctgtcaggtaggcctattaaccccattaattatcaactgtactgtattgacattatgtttttgtgaatacagattatgtacacacacctattgatTGAAAGTCCTctgaatcaaaggtttgaaatcaacagcaggtcgttggttaggtgcgacccagtcaatttttcactccttatatctggcccattctaaaaggttgcccacccctgcccTAGACCTAAATCTAATTGAAGAGAACCTTCTCTGGTACTGGTAAAGCCTTATCTGGTCTTAGTTTAATGACCTCATAAGAAACAAAGCAGGCCAATGACCTGGTTTATCACACAGAGTAGTACCTAGGCTACTCTGGTTGTGCTATGCCGTATCTGGTCTTGGTCTTAGTTTAGTGCTGAGGGATTGACTAGTTCAAGTGTCCACCTGTGCAGTTTGGCTGAACGGAAAAAGAAATTGCTTTAGATAACACAAGTTAAGGTGCTTGAAACAAATAGCTTGACGTGAAACTTCAAAAATTTGTTTCTAGTGATCTTTCAATAATTACGAACGAAAATTGTACGATACGTATAACTGGTGATCGACTCACAGTACTGTTATGATCTGCAGTAACAGACTAAGAGCTTGTCAAGTTTCAGGGAACTAAATAGGACCATTATGATTTATGGCATGCCAGGAGGGACCCATTCAGTGAGCAATCCAAATCATTGTTTGATCACCACTGTGAAGACATGCAGATGTTAGTATGTGGATAATTCTTACATATCACACATACTCAAACCTATATACACGTCCTACtatattaacattttcaagTTGTTAGTAAAATCTTTTTCTTCATATCCCCATCAAGATTTGATATCTATAAACGTATATGTGTTGTATGACTTATTTCTGAATTAATCCATCAAAAATTCTTTCCCTTTTCCGTTCACCAGTGTGTAAATGAATTTGAtaaatcccctcccccacaattCAAGTACGTCGCCCATCGTAAGGAATTGGACGGTAACAAGATCAACTTGGATCCAGGATTCCTGGTTTGCTGTGACTGCACAGATAATTGTCAGGTAAACTTTgtaatttttattcatttttttataaCCAGATACCaaatgttttcacatttttcttaaatgtttatattgtttttatgcATAAATTAAGTCTTTAGTTACAATGGCAAGAATTGCAGTTAATGAGACATGAATAAACAACGGAATATTAAAATGAGAATTtatcctccatcagtcatacaGATGATTTCCTTAATCTCTTCCTGTTACTTCAGGATAAATCCAAGTGTGCTTGTCAACAACTCACAATCGAGGCCACCAAAGTAACGTCAGGGTCTGCCATTCCCGACGCTGGATACGTCCACAGACGTCTATTACAATCCTTCCCAACCGGGTAAGACCTTAAAGGATCCCATTAAAACAAATCTTTTAGTcttgtttaattttgttgtgTAACTACAGGGGTATCAGTTCCTGTTCATGTAAGTTAGCTTGACACGTTTTCCGTGCTGCGTacatatgacacaaaatatgtcaatCAAAGAGGTGagacaggggaggggggggggggatgtttcAATTACATTCATATGCcctgaaatataataataataatagtaatcagcagttatttttacgacgcttaagcgaccacaaatgtgggagaaacccgcaagggcttatggattacaacttacacatcgggtggcttccaattcaacattttaactcaaattgggaatcttttcaatttagaaagtcatttcagatgggaaaaccgtagattgctcttggatgaaaaacccaccttactatgacccagccgggcatcgaaccccgaacctcccgattgctaagcctcattgcttcaaatgtcaccgcctttatccactcttTTTTTGTTCACATCTCTTTATTTTGTCTTCACTAGGGTCTATGAGTGCAATCATCTATGTAAATGTTCCTCTCAGTGCCATAACAGGGTCGTGCAAAATGGTTTACAACTCCGTCTTCAGGTTTTTAAGACGGAGAAGAAGTGAGTATCAAGCCAGCCGTTAATTATTTGTAGGAAATTTTAATCATTGATAAACTTGTCCCATGACTTAATTTAATGTTAAACTCCTCCCTGATATGATTGTTTCCTCAGTAGTAACAAAGAAACTGTGCTCCTGGTCTTGCTCATAGCCCTAAAATGTTGTAATgggtacttaaaaaaaaaaaaaaaatcagagtaCTTCATCTGTTTAACCGTTTTTCGAAAAGCATCTGGTTTCTCCTTCGTAAAGATGATTTTTGGAATGTCCGGTTGATATTTGTAGATTGTAGTGTAACCTAATTTATGTACCTGCTAGGTTTTCTCAGGGTGATACCAAAAATTCTCATGAATTCAGATTCGTCCAAAATCCGTCATGTCTCACTTTGTTCAAGTTAATATAAATTTCTTCCCTCTTTTATTCCCTAAACTgttgaaattttaatttttagaagttttgttaaaatttgatAGATTGTGTGTTTAATAAAGAGACTTGTAGTAGAGAGACAAATGGATAAAGACAAATGTTAAATTCCTTCTGTTGGTGAATTTCTTTTGCTATGACAGAGGTTGGGGCATCAGGTGTTCAGATGACATTCCTAAAGGGGCATTTGTCTGCGTATACTCCGGACACATCTGGGATGAAGAAGAAGCGAATGTTAGAGGTCAACAGGGCAGGGATCAATATTTTGCAGAGCTTGACCATATAGGTGAGTATTGTacacggttttttttttatttagctAAATTTAATTTACAGATCTGCAAACAGGTAACTGTGTTCCAACTGTACACCAGATTCACTGGCAAGTGTTCTGTAcaaaaaattcttctttttttttcttttttggcagTATGTCACTTTTTAGTCGTAATCGACTGCTAAATGCCTTTCTTTTTTACTTTGAACAGAGGTTGTAGAAAAAATCAAAGAGGGATATGAAAGCGGCGTGGAGTCGGACTTTGACTACAATGGCTCAGATTCGGAGGATTACGCCGGAGAAGAGGGCTCAGGAGCAAACAAGTAAAAATGATAGGATGAAAGGATGGTGATGGGAGTGTTAGGGAAGGGGGGAACCATGACAACAGCTGTTGTGAAGGCTGTGGCAGGGATTGGAGTGTTAGAAGTGGCAGAAATGGCAGTGATGGTGG
It encodes:
- the LOC139969747 gene encoding histone-lysine N-methyltransferase SETDB1-B-like isoform X1; this encodes MLHGAVEEALNKYRKDGSMGKLSDDYKKMAKDMEKLDKNCKEVDEMLETQLEEMAKLRANYEEKKTDLLENKQDEKTLFTSKIDESNPWSIHDLYQELKGTSYDTEELIRHKKRKLNGHASVLGKEVIEMHVEDKTLFKSRLHNYNPWPLPDLYEEMGPDDYTVEFLKEKQEKLIKDRKEAAKLEEGSTPSTSKAYTSSTTPPPRAFSKKSTTTVVHRQMSAPAKTSTETVELIEIPDDDSGEEGDEGSKVIKNFPCPPKGSFILAKWKDNCWFRGGLVDIIKDQKGQEKFKVRIQRDRDMVQIIVSGTQIASIHSAKSSELTIGQRVVALFREEDGDDCLYAGVIAEMPMTTNHGRYLVFFDDGYVQYMHRKRIHLVYQNSKNVWDDVEELMSEFVKDYLEQYPFRPLVRVIAGIEVKTEFQGKWLKAKVMEVDSSLVLMQYTNDAQKEWLYRGSTRLEPVYRFVMMHRYGQDVTPIRVQQNVKRVEYSLIKPHQYLPVSEKERKQMARKSTGSASRVRKVRVNEEEPEIIDLEPDEPEEDEEEEEVGEDQKSEPTTDKAKDRTEKTQFENHACIASCVSSAWPLEPGKLSNLNPLMLPHVYGWTREMMKPHSAKDRKQVLYKTPCGKSLRSMEDVDMYLTETKIHYLAVDHFDFSPFVFTLPRKSKNTKQYYLEYPDISNGEEPTPVVCVNEFDKSPPPQFKYVAHRKELDGNKINLDPGFLVCCDCTDNCQDKSKCACQQLTIEATKVTSGSAIPDAGYVHRRLLQSFPTGVYECNHLCKCSSQCHNRVVQNGLQLRLQVFKTEKKGWGIRCSDDIPKGAFVCVYSGHIWDEEEANVRGQQGRDQYFAELDHIEVVEKIKEGYESGVESDFDYNGSDSEDYAGEEGSGANKTPVDQDWEMSPPSAGDSSDEEFLPSSRAKKSQGAQKKGTSNSPGSTKVVFRRTSEETSGDSWSVAFAKENAQSLADSPSKILYGYNPNPGKVLDQTQVQAFRQRQEARKQRRSKGQQPKKPLFEAKDDMSSESDSSSVVSMDSSSLKSYEFASKLMEVASKYAAEHPQDSSASLPHGTPTMTPSAKKGKRDEKDNKRKVGKSSRGKERFVPTRSYFGEEHCYIMDALEAGNLGRFFNHSCSPNLFVQNVFVDTHDLRFPWVAFFAARGLRAGTELTWDYAYEIGSVPGKELRCFCGSKYCKGRLL
- the LOC139969747 gene encoding histone-lysine N-methyltransferase SETDB1-B-like isoform X2, which produces MLHGAVEEALNKYRKDGSMGKLSDDYKKMAKDMEKLDKNCKEVDEMLETQLEEMAKLRANYEEKKTDLLENKQDEKTLFTSKIDESNPWSIHDLYQELKGTSYDTEELIRHKKRKLNGHASVLGKEVIEMHVEDKTLFKSRLHNYNPWPLPDLYEEMGPDDYTVEFLKEKQEKLIKDRKEAAKLEEGSTPSTSKAYTSSTTPPPRAFSKKSTTTVVHRQMSAPAKTSTETVELIEIPDDDSGEEGDEGSKVIKNFPCPPKGSFILAKWKDNCWFRGGLVDIIKDQKGQEKFKVRIQRDRDMVQIIVSGTQIASIHSAKSSELTIGQRVVALFREEDGDDCLYAGVIAEMPMTTNHGRYLVFFDDGYVQYMHRKRIHLVYQNSKNVWDDVEELMSEFVKDYLEQYPFRPLVRVIAGIEVKTEFQGKWLKAKVMEVDSSLVLMQYTNDAQKEWLYRGSTRLEPVYRFVMMHRYGQDVTPIRVQQNVKRVEYSLIKPHQYLPVSEKERKQMARKSTGSASRVRKVRVNEEEPEIIDLEPDEPEEDEEEEEVGEDQKSEPTTDKAKDRTEKTQFENHACIASCVSSAWPLEPGKLSNLNPLMLPHVYGWTREMMKPHSAKDRKQVLYKTPCGKSLRSMEDVDMYLTETKIHYLAVDHFDFSPFVFTLPRKSKNTKQYYLEYPDISNGEEPTPVVCVNEFDKSPPPQFKYVAHRKELDGNKINLDPGFLVCCDCTDNCQDKSKCACQQLTIEATKVTSGSAIPDAGYVHRRLLQSFPTGVYECNHLCKCSSQCHNRVVQNGLQLRLQVFKTEKKGWGIRCSDDIPKGAFVCVYSGHIWDEEEANVRGQQGRDQYFAELDHIEVVEKIKEGYESGVESDFDYNGSDSEDYAGEEGSGANKTPVDQDWEMSPPSAGDSSDEEFLPSSRAKKSQGAQKKGTRSVAFAKENAQSLADSPSKILYGYNPNPGKVLDQTQVQAFRQRQEARKQRRSKGQQPKKPLFEAKDDMSSESDSSSVVSMDSSSLKSYEFASKLMEVASKYAAEHPQDSSASLPHGTPTMTPSAKKGKRDEKDNKRKVGKSSRGKERFVPTRSYFGEEHCYIMDALEAGNLGRFFNHSCSPNLFVQNVFVDTHDLRFPWVAFFAARGLRAGTELTWDYAYEIGSVPGKELRCFCGSKYCKGRLL